In the genome of Arthrobacter alpinus, the window AAAGAGTGCACCAACAAAGTTGTCCGGATCCGCGTAGCTGCCGTTCCAGCCCAGCAGGCTCAGGGCGTGGTCACCGCTACTGGTCACGGCTGAAACGTAGCCTTCGCCCCACGGGACGGGGACGGGTTTGATGTTCAGACCGGCCGCGGTGAGCTCGGTGGCGATCTGGGCGTAGACCTTTTCCGGCGACGGCAGGTAGGTCCTGGCGGCATTGGTTGGGTAGTAAAACTTCAGTTCCTCGCCCTTGTAGCTTGAGGCCGCCAGGAGTGTCTTGGCCTTTTGCGGGTCATAGGGGATCCCTGCAACGGCGTTGTTGAAACCGCTGAGTTTCGGCGGGATGAATTGCGCCGTGGTGGCGGTTCCTGCGATGAAGTAATTGTTCACAATGGTGGACTTGTCGATGGCGGCGGCGATGGCCTCGCGCACTTTCTGATCGGCAAGGGCAGGAATGCTTTGGTTCAGGCTCAGGTACATGACCGAGAACGGATCCCGTTGCAGGACCTGTTGTCCGGATTTGATGAGCTTGTCCAAGTTGTCCGGCGTGACGGGATCAAAGCCGTCGATGGATCCGTCCTCGAGCGCGGCTATGCGGGTTTCCGGCTGCTCGTAGGTCTTGAAGTTCAGGGTTTCGATTTGGCCCTTGCTACCCCAATAGTCGGCGTTGGCGGTCATGGTCACGGAACCGGGCTTTGCCTGTGTGAAAGTAAAAGGTCCGGTGCCCACGGGGTGCAGGGCGTACTTGGAAACCTTGTTCGCCGAGAACGTCTGGTCCAGAACATCCGCGGTTCCGGCTTTCAGTGCGGTGGGGGAGGAGATGGCGAATGCGGGCAAGGTGAGTGCCTCGAGGAATCCGGTGAGCCGCATTTTCAGGTTTAAGGTGACTTTCAGATCGCCATCAACCGTGCAGCTTTCATAGAGCGAGTTGGCTGAGTCGTCCTTGAATCCACGGAAGACCTGCTTGAACATGGAGGCCGATCCATCGCCCCGGGTCGCGGGCTTGAACGCGTACCAGCGCTCAAAGTTGGTGCACACAGCTGCGGCGTCGAATGCGGTTCCGTCGTGGAACTTTACGTTTGGGCGCAGGGTGAAGCTGTAGCTCAATCCATCGTTGAGCTCCGTCCAGGTGGTGGCCAGGCTGGGTGCCGGCGCCCCGGTGACGGGGTCGATCGTGAGCAATCCTTCCAAGACCTGCCGGGTCACCCGGTACGATTCCGTGTCCGAGACAAGCGCCGGGTCCAGGCCCGAGGGGTCGGCACCGGTGCCAAAGCTGAACGTGGCGTTGGCGATGGTGCTGGCCGTTGTTGCCGCGGCAGTTGTTCCCGGGGCCGGGTCCGGAGTAACCGTGCAGGCCGTTGCGCCGAGAAGAACGACG includes:
- a CDS encoding ABC transporter substrate-binding protein; protein product: MPHPADSLCAVPSSTVPRRQVLLRAVSLTAVVLLGATACTVTPDPAPGTTAAATTASTIANATFSFGTGADPSGLDPALVSDTESYRVTRQVLEGLLTIDPVTGAPAPSLATTWTELNDGLSYSFTLRPNVKFHDGTAFDAAAVCTNFERWYAFKPATRGDGSASMFKQVFRGFKDDSANSLYESCTVDGDLKVTLNLKMRLTGFLEALTLPAFAISSPTALKAGTADVLDQTFSANKVSKYALHPVGTGPFTFTQAKPGSVTMTANADYWGSKGQIETLNFKTYEQPETRIAALEDGSIDGFDPVTPDNLDKLIKSGQQVLQRDPFSVMYLSLNQSIPALADQKVREAIAAAIDKSTIVNNYFIAGTATTAQFIPPKLSGFNNAVAGIPYDPQKAKTLLAASSYKGEELKFYYPTNAARTYLPSPEKVYAQIATELTAAGLNIKPVPVPWGEGYVSAVTSSGDHALSLLGWNGSYADPDNFVGALFGAPNAQLSMNDPQLVSKITRARSMPNGPDRVAAYQAISEQLAQTVPAVPIAFPISAIALSDRVASYPLSPVLNEVFNMVKLTPSTG